In a genomic window of Saccharothrix sp. HUAS TT1:
- a CDS encoding DUF3995 domain-containing protein — MTRTAAPIRRGRWLGWAVFVVGSLYAAVSAYWAIGGTAGLDTLGGTLAELARARDPRLIAVVWVTVVLKLVGALLGPALVEPWGRRVPRWMLLTASWTATVVLVLYGGVLTVAQALIALGVLPRAGSYDALAFYWHLFVWDPWFLLWGLLLGVATLRFTRRGAARRGAGQA, encoded by the coding sequence ATGACGCGCACCGCCGCGCCCATTCGACGCGGCCGGTGGCTGGGGTGGGCGGTGTTCGTCGTCGGATCTCTCTACGCCGCGGTCAGCGCCTACTGGGCGATCGGCGGCACCGCCGGTCTGGACACCCTCGGCGGCACGCTCGCCGAACTGGCCCGCGCCCGCGACCCGCGGCTCATCGCCGTCGTGTGGGTCACGGTCGTGCTCAAGCTGGTCGGAGCCCTGCTGGGGCCCGCCCTGGTCGAGCCGTGGGGCCGCCGCGTGCCGCGCTGGATGCTGCTCACCGCGTCCTGGACCGCCACGGTCGTCCTGGTCCTCTACGGCGGTGTCCTGACCGTCGCGCAGGCCCTGATCGCGCTCGGCGTGCTGCCGCGGGCGGGGTCCTACGACGCGCTGGCGTTCTACTGGCACCTGTTCGTCTGGGACCCCTGGTTCCTGCTGTGGGGGCTGCTGCTGGGTGTGGCCACGCTGCGCTTCACCCGGCGGGGGGCAGCCCGGAGGGGCGCGGGGCAAGCCTGA
- a CDS encoding acyl-CoA carboxylase subunit beta — translation MTVLAERPTELPAVPPDPRDPEFRLAQLLDPGSIVPLRPRDDSGMFAVRGRIDGARVVAYCSDATRMGGALGSQGCGHIVEAIDTAVRERVPVIGVWHSGGARLPEGVESLDGMGRMFAAMIRASGRVPQVSVVVGPAAAGGGAYGPALTDVVVMAPAGKVFVTGPDVVRSVTGERIDMDGLGGAEAHGRRSGVVHVVAEDEPDAYLRARRITGLFARPGVFDLQSVPDGEDLRALLPDRPRRAYDVKPLVRAILDEDSLEELQARWAPNVVVGLGRLGGRAVGVIANNPIRKGGCLDSLSAEKAARFVRMCDAFGVPLLVLVDVPGYLPGVGQEWDGVVRRGAKLLHAFGEAVVPRVTLVTRKSYGGAYIAMNSRSLGATAVFAWPEAEVAVMGAGAAVGILHRRKLAAVPDEEREALHAELVREHERIAGGVDRAIAIGVVDEVVDPTRTRRALARALAAAPAGRGAHGNIPL, via the coding sequence ATGACCGTGCTCGCGGAACGTCCCACGGAACTGCCCGCCGTCCCACCCGATCCGCGCGATCCGGAGTTCCGGTTGGCGCAGCTGCTCGACCCCGGTTCGATCGTGCCGCTGCGTCCGCGTGACGACAGCGGCATGTTCGCGGTGCGGGGACGCATCGACGGCGCGAGGGTCGTGGCCTACTGCAGTGATGCCACGCGGATGGGTGGCGCGTTGGGGTCACAGGGGTGTGGGCACATCGTGGAGGCGATCGACACCGCGGTGCGTGAGCGCGTCCCGGTGATCGGGGTGTGGCACTCCGGCGGCGCGAGGCTGCCGGAGGGGGTGGAGTCGCTGGACGGCATGGGCCGGATGTTCGCGGCGATGATCCGGGCCTCGGGGCGGGTGCCGCAGGTCTCGGTCGTGGTCGGCCCCGCCGCCGCCGGCGGCGGCGCGTACGGGCCGGCGTTGACCGACGTGGTCGTGATGGCCCCGGCCGGGAAGGTGTTCGTGACCGGGCCGGACGTGGTGCGGTCGGTGACCGGCGAGCGGATCGACATGGACGGTCTGGGCGGGGCGGAGGCGCACGGGCGCAGGTCCGGTGTGGTGCACGTGGTGGCCGAGGACGAGCCCGACGCCTACCTGCGGGCGCGGCGGATCACCGGGCTGTTCGCCCGGCCGGGGGTGTTCGACCTGCAGTCGGTGCCCGACGGGGAGGACCTGCGGGCGTTGCTGCCGGACCGGCCGCGGCGGGCCTACGACGTCAAGCCGCTGGTGCGGGCGATCCTGGACGAGGACTCGTTGGAGGAGTTGCAGGCGCGGTGGGCGCCCAACGTCGTGGTCGGCCTGGGCCGGTTGGGCGGGCGCGCGGTGGGGGTGATCGCGAACAACCCGATCCGCAAGGGCGGCTGCCTGGACTCGTTGTCGGCGGAGAAGGCGGCGCGGTTCGTGCGGATGTGCGACGCGTTCGGGGTGCCGTTGCTGGTGCTGGTGGACGTGCCGGGGTATCTGCCCGGGGTGGGGCAGGAGTGGGACGGGGTGGTGCGGCGGGGCGCGAAGCTGCTGCACGCCTTCGGCGAGGCCGTCGTGCCGCGGGTGACGCTGGTGACGCGCAAGTCCTACGGCGGGGCCTACATCGCGATGAACTCGCGGTCGCTGGGCGCCACGGCGGTGTTCGCGTGGCCGGAGGCGGAGGTGGCCGTGATGGGTGCGGGGGCCGCGGTGGGCATCCTGCACCGCAGGAAGCTCGCGGCCGTGCCCGACGAGGAGCGCGAGGCGCTGCACGCCGAGTTGGTGCGGGAGCACGAGCGGATCGCCGGCGGCGTGGACCGGGCGATCGCGATCGGCGTCGTGGACGAGGTCGTCGACCCCACCCGAACCCGCCGGGCACTGGCCCGGGCCCTCGCCGCGGCCCCCGCCGGCCGCGGCGCGCACGGCAACATCCCGCTGTAG
- a CDS encoding methylaspartate mutase, with translation MTGFAAFVRDAHAAGHLVVQPRMGFGDAERMRAGLVATRRARATAVGTITLDSYTRIGDYQALRVAEARGTPLNGYPLVTTDPTTTAHVLSDAVAHGFPVQVRHGSPLPGDIVTALVRLGLDATEGGPVSYCLPYGRSPLRDSVTGWRRAVEAFAAAPGEPHLESFGGCMMGQLCPPSLLVALTVLEGLFFRAHGIRSLSLSFTQQTNAEQDAEALRALHRLAADLLPDVDHHVVLYAYMGVHPRTEAGSLALLADATRLAVRGSAARLIVKTPAEAHRIPRIAENVASLEHAAATARATSRTGPPIADTGIEAQARTLVAAVLDLHPDVGEALARAFETGVLDVPYCLHPDNANRSRAHVDGAGWLRWSSVGAMPLIPDGPPTAVTSSTLLTALHHVEQRYDRVALTAAPAPAVERRHDRLALTAAPAPAAER, from the coding sequence GTGACCGGTTTCGCCGCGTTCGTCCGGGACGCGCACGCCGCCGGGCACCTCGTCGTCCAACCCCGGATGGGTTTCGGCGACGCGGAGCGGATGCGCGCCGGCCTGGTCGCCACCCGCCGGGCCCGCGCCACGGCCGTCGGCACGATCACCCTCGACAGCTACACCCGGATCGGCGACTACCAGGCGCTGAGGGTGGCGGAGGCCCGGGGCACGCCCCTCAACGGGTACCCGCTCGTCACCACCGACCCGACCACCACGGCGCACGTGCTGTCCGACGCGGTGGCGCACGGCTTCCCCGTCCAGGTCCGGCACGGCTCCCCGCTGCCCGGCGACATCGTCACCGCCCTGGTCCGCCTCGGCCTGGACGCCACCGAGGGCGGCCCGGTGTCCTACTGCCTGCCGTACGGGAGGTCGCCGCTGCGCGACTCCGTCACCGGCTGGCGGCGCGCCGTCGAGGCGTTCGCCGCCGCGCCGGGCGAACCGCACCTGGAGAGCTTCGGCGGCTGCATGATGGGCCAGCTGTGCCCGCCCAGCCTGCTCGTGGCGCTCACCGTGCTGGAGGGCCTGTTCTTCCGCGCGCACGGCATCCGCAGCCTGTCGCTGAGCTTCACCCAGCAGACCAACGCCGAGCAGGACGCCGAAGCGCTGCGCGCCCTGCACCGGCTGGCCGCGGACCTGCTGCCCGACGTCGACCACCACGTGGTGCTCTACGCCTACATGGGCGTCCACCCGCGAACCGAAGCGGGCTCCCTGGCGTTGCTCGCCGACGCCACCCGGCTGGCCGTGCGCGGCTCGGCGGCGCGGCTGATCGTGAAGACGCCGGCCGAGGCGCACCGCATCCCGAGGATCGCCGAGAACGTGGCGTCCCTGGAGCACGCCGCCGCCACCGCCCGCGCCACCTCCCGCACCGGTCCGCCGATCGCGGACACCGGGATCGAGGCCCAGGCGCGCACGCTCGTCGCGGCCGTGCTCGACCTGCACCCGGACGTGGGCGAGGCGCTGGCGCGCGCGTTCGAGACCGGTGTGCTGGACGTGCCCTACTGCCTGCACCCGGACAACGCCAACCGCTCCCGCGCCCACGTGGACGGCGCCGGGTGGCTGCGCTGGTCGTCGGTGGGCGCGATGCCGCTGATCCCCGACGGCCCGCCCACCGCGGTCACCAGCAGCACCCTGCTGACCGCCCTGCACCACGTCGAGCAGCGCTACGACCGCGTGGCCCTGACCGCCGCCCCCGCACCCGCGGTGGAGCGGCGCCACGACCGCCTGGCCCTGACCGCCGCCCCCGCCCCGGCGGCCGAGCGATGA
- a CDS encoding cobalamin B12-binding domain-containing protein, protein MLDRFGGRRVLLSSVSSDSHTWNLVFLQLLLEEQGHEVVNLGACAPDDLVLAHCLADAPDLLVISTVNGHGHADGKRLIAKLRAEPALRGLPAVIGGKLGVAGAADLDRVADLVDAGFDAVFAEGSDLGAFTHFVTAAGERRALEGAAT, encoded by the coding sequence ATGCTCGACCGCTTTGGTGGACGGCGCGTGCTGCTGAGCAGCGTGTCCTCCGACTCGCACACCTGGAACCTGGTGTTCCTCCAGCTGCTGCTGGAGGAGCAGGGGCACGAGGTGGTCAACCTGGGCGCGTGCGCGCCCGACGACCTGGTCCTGGCGCACTGCCTCGCGGACGCGCCGGACCTGCTCGTCATCAGCACCGTCAACGGCCACGGCCACGCCGACGGCAAGCGCCTGATCGCCAAGTTGCGCGCGGAACCGGCGCTGCGCGGCCTGCCCGCCGTCATCGGCGGCAAGCTCGGCGTGGCGGGCGCCGCCGACCTGGACCGCGTCGCCGACCTGGTCGACGCCGGGTTCGACGCGGTCTTCGCGGAGGGCTCCGACCTGGGCGCGTTCACCCACTTCGTCACCGCCGCCGGTGAGCGGCGGGCACTGGAAGGCGCTGCCACGTGA